In Leisingera methylohalidivorans DSM 14336, a single genomic region encodes these proteins:
- a CDS encoding GNAT family N-acetyltransferase: MPDRESAEFRLRPLEAEDLATLAGWFQNVADLACFDRSARSPLSLPETEQAWSSSADAVPDTSKCWFAIVTETDALCGIAGLENISMVNRDAIIALFIEQSRRRQGIGIRALALLLDFAFRQIGLNRITSYYRADNTRSEELTTRAGFATEGRMRAAWYAEGRYFDMITVGLLREEWEASRRVLAQALDASAQASFHGAEITGWAWPPGPADPQAG, from the coding sequence ATGCCGGACCGGGAGTCCGCAGAATTTCGCCTGAGGCCGCTGGAAGCAGAAGACCTGGCTACTCTGGCCGGCTGGTTTCAGAATGTGGCTGATCTGGCATGTTTCGACCGCTCTGCCCGTTCCCCCCTGAGCTTGCCAGAGACCGAACAGGCCTGGAGCTCTTCGGCGGATGCAGTGCCGGATACCAGCAAATGCTGGTTTGCAATTGTTACAGAAACCGATGCGCTTTGCGGTATTGCCGGTCTGGAAAACATCTCCATGGTCAACCGTGACGCCATAATTGCGCTTTTCATTGAGCAGTCCAGACGCCGGCAGGGTATCGGCATCCGGGCGCTTGCGCTGCTTCTGGACTTTGCATTCCGTCAGATCGGGCTAAATCGCATTACATCCTATTACCGTGCCGACAACACCCGCAGCGAGGAACTCACCACGCGCGCCGGCTTCGCAACCGAAGGCAGGATGCGAGCAGCCTGGTACGCAGAAGGCCGGTACTTCGACATGATCACAGTGGGCCTCTTAAGGGAGGAATGGGAGGCCAGCCGCAGGGTCCTGGCGCAGGCGCTTGATGCCAGTGCGCAAGCAAGCTTCCACGGCGCGGAGATTACAGGCTGGGCCTGGCCGCCGGGCCCGGCAGATCCGCAGGCAGGCTAA
- a CDS encoding tetratricopeptide repeat protein: MSGHKKTTTVRRQLGAVLFADVVGYARLMGNDEIDTYSALKSLLEELEAACNAHDGQVVAVRGDGVLALFETATDAVKFGVELHRIAAQNNSARPEEQQLRFRAGVHMGEILVDDRGIHGDNVNIAARLQEIAEPGRVYVSGPVYEQIRNRLRFGFEFLGPQRLKNIAEPVPSYCVRSEVAGAAMAATLRPPEAQPAGRPPPGIPSVAVLPFVSQSGDQSDSWFADGLTEDIILNLSKFKNLFVIARNSAFFFKTRSMPPQEAARELGVRYVARGSVRRAGARVRIAIELIDADSGRTIWGERYDRNIDDIFAIQDEVTDAIVAATAVLIEAQERKRMAQAAPADLAAYGFVLRGQQFIFRYTRQDNREAQTLYERALARDQDYARASAAISRTLNIDWRYSWAKDAEHALDTALSYAQKAVELDPTDARGFGELGFVHLYRKEHDAAIGAYRRALALNPNDADLLSDYADALAHSGDNETAIASLQQAMRLNPYFPDQYLWHLGGAYYNLKHYEAVIETLTKMNNPTEGQRMLAASYAQLGRMELARDMAARHREAHPNFSLERWTKVQPDRLEEDTLHFVEGLKKAGF, translated from the coding sequence GTGAGCGGCCATAAAAAAACAACAACGGTCCGGCGCCAGCTGGGAGCAGTGCTGTTTGCCGATGTCGTCGGATATGCCAGGCTTATGGGCAATGACGAAATCGACACATACAGCGCCCTGAAATCCCTGCTGGAAGAGCTGGAAGCAGCATGCAATGCGCATGACGGACAGGTTGTTGCTGTCCGCGGCGACGGGGTTCTGGCATTGTTTGAGACAGCGACAGACGCGGTGAAATTCGGCGTCGAACTGCACCGCATTGCAGCGCAGAACAACAGTGCACGGCCAGAGGAACAGCAGCTACGGTTTCGGGCTGGTGTGCATATGGGCGAAATCCTGGTCGATGACCGCGGCATTCACGGCGACAATGTCAATATTGCCGCCCGGCTGCAGGAAATCGCCGAACCGGGCCGGGTTTATGTCAGCGGTCCCGTTTATGAGCAGATCCGCAACCGGTTGCGTTTCGGCTTTGAATTTCTTGGCCCGCAGCGGCTTAAGAATATTGCGGAACCGGTGCCGTCCTATTGTGTCCGCAGCGAAGTGGCCGGAGCAGCCATGGCCGCCACCCTGCGCCCTCCGGAAGCTCAGCCGGCAGGCCGTCCGCCCCCCGGCATCCCGTCGGTCGCCGTGCTGCCTTTTGTCAGCCAGAGCGGCGATCAGTCCGACAGCTGGTTTGCGGACGGGCTGACAGAAGACATCATTCTGAACCTGTCCAAATTCAAAAACCTCTTTGTCATAGCCCGCAACTCGGCCTTTTTCTTCAAGACCCGTTCGATGCCGCCTCAAGAAGCCGCGCGTGAATTAGGGGTACGCTACGTCGCGCGCGGCAGCGTCCGCAGGGCTGGAGCACGGGTACGCATCGCCATAGAACTGATTGATGCGGATTCGGGAAGAACGATCTGGGGCGAACGCTACGACCGGAACATCGACGATATATTTGCCATCCAAGACGAGGTAACCGACGCAATTGTCGCGGCAACCGCTGTTCTGATCGAAGCCCAGGAACGCAAACGGATGGCACAGGCAGCACCGGCAGATCTTGCGGCCTATGGCTTTGTGCTGCGCGGGCAGCAGTTTATCTTCCGCTACACCCGGCAGGATAACCGCGAAGCCCAGACCCTTTATGAACGGGCCCTTGCCCGGGACCAGGATTATGCCCGGGCTTCGGCTGCAATTTCACGGACCCTCAACATAGATTGGCGCTATTCCTGGGCCAAGGACGCCGAGCACGCGCTGGACACAGCCCTGTCTTATGCCCAGAAAGCAGTGGAGCTGGATCCGACCGATGCCCGCGGTTTCGGCGAACTGGGTTTCGTGCACCTATACCGGAAGGAGCATGACGCAGCGATCGGCGCTTACCGGCGCGCCCTTGCGCTTAATCCGAACGATGCCGACCTTCTGTCGGATTACGCTGACGCGCTGGCACATTCCGGCGACAATGAAACAGCCATCGCAAGCTTGCAGCAAGCGATGCGGCTGAACCCCTATTTTCCCGATCAATATCTCTGGCATCTGGGCGGCGCCTACTACAACCTGAAACACTATGAGGCCGTCATCGAAACGCTCACAAAAATGAACAACCCGACCGAGGGACAGCGGATGCTGGCCGCCAGCTATGCGCAGCTGGGCAGAATGGAGCTGGCCCGGGACATGGCCGCCCGGCACCGCGAAGCACATCCGAATTTTTCACTGGAACGCTGGACCAAAGTGCAGCCTGACCGGCTGGAAGAAGACACGCTGCATTTTGTCGAGGGCTTGAAGAAGGCCGGGTTTTAA
- a CDS encoding TfuA-like protein, which yields MLNATVLPPAGQGDIYRAARQGATVIGLIDGYFEGVPSVWHKEILWAMEQGIAVFGSASMGALRAVELSAFGMIGTGNIYKAYAAGEICDDDEVAVLHCPAEMGFAPLSEPMVSIRATVARAVTDAALEADQAAELLRTAKRLFYQDRTWEQILAGVADASWLGRFSAWLETGRVDAKRDDAQMMLNRMAAVLQNGAMAACMPAQRVERSLAWQGLVRRIEAEAQSLPDADLRVLDELRLEPERFGEFRTRAALRCMALEDARRTDLSADRQEILEQLNRHRETLKLFRSHDLKQWLAENGLTADGYEALLGETVLAGTAVNAQDRDLDLHLLAELRQADAYAQLKSRAISKSQWLAERGSDQPEQDRLRLTVWYFETRLQREIPDDLGKYAAGIGLRALDEFYALIRREFMYHQKGRTQSAPECSD from the coding sequence TTGCTGAATGCCACTGTTCTGCCGCCAGCTGGTCAAGGCGACATTTACCGCGCCGCCCGTCAAGGGGCAACCGTCATCGGCTTAATCGACGGGTACTTTGAAGGCGTACCCTCGGTCTGGCACAAGGAAATCCTGTGGGCAATGGAGCAGGGGATCGCGGTATTCGGCAGCGCCAGCATGGGCGCGCTGCGGGCGGTTGAGCTGTCTGCCTTCGGGATGATTGGCACCGGAAACATCTACAAGGCGTATGCTGCTGGCGAAATCTGCGACGATGACGAAGTTGCTGTCCTGCACTGCCCGGCAGAAATGGGCTTTGCTCCGCTAAGCGAACCAATGGTCTCGATCCGGGCAACAGTGGCGCGCGCGGTAACTGATGCAGCGCTGGAAGCGGATCAGGCTGCTGAGCTGCTCAGAACGGCCAAGCGACTGTTCTACCAGGACAGGACTTGGGAACAGATCCTTGCGGGGGTTGCGGACGCATCCTGGCTTGGCAGGTTCTCGGCCTGGCTGGAAACCGGGCGGGTGGATGCCAAGCGCGATGACGCGCAGATGATGCTGAACCGCATGGCGGCCGTTCTGCAGAATGGAGCTATGGCCGCTTGCATGCCGGCACAGAGGGTTGAACGCTCGCTTGCCTGGCAGGGACTGGTACGGCGTATCGAGGCGGAGGCGCAAAGCCTGCCGGACGCGGATCTGCGGGTGCTGGATGAGTTGCGCCTCGAGCCGGAGCGCTTTGGTGAATTCCGGACCCGCGCTGCGTTGCGCTGTATGGCGCTGGAGGATGCCAGGCGAACGGATCTGAGTGCGGACCGGCAAGAGATTTTGGAGCAATTGAACCGCCATCGGGAAACACTCAAGCTTTTCCGCAGTCACGACCTAAAGCAGTGGCTGGCAGAAAACGGTCTGACTGCTGACGGGTATGAAGCTTTGCTTGGGGAAACAGTGCTGGCCGGCACCGCTGTGAACGCCCAGGACAGGGATTTGGACCTGCACTTGCTGGCGGAGCTACGGCAAGCAGACGCCTATGCGCAATTGAAATCCCGAGCCATTTCCAAATCGCAGTGGCTGGCTGAGCGGGGCAGCGATCAGCCTGAACAGGACCGGTTGCGCTTGACCGTCTGGTATTTTGAAACGCGTCTGCAGCGCGAAATTCCGGATGACCTGGGTAAGTATGCTGCGGGCATCGGTCTTAGAGCCCTTGATGAATTCTATGCGCTGATCCGGCGTGAATTCATGTATCATCAAAAGGGAAGAACACAGTCTGCACCGGAATGCAGCGACTAG
- a CDS encoding YcaO-like family protein produces MQKAQRKGYVLDTHRLCNPAQTLAAVRPHLAGMGITRIANLTGLDRVGLPAVMVTRPNSRSVAVALGKGLTLEAAQASGVMEAIETWHAERITLPLRAASYLDLRQEALVADVERLPSVTGGSFDPHHPMLWIKGEDLASGQPHWLPYEMVDTDYTARPCGGQGAFPRTTNGLASGNSLAEATCHAICELIERDAITLWHHAPPGPRINPGTIEDLRCRAALERFSAAGLDAGVWNIASDTGVAAFHCMVCEAGSRPGHIGIGSGCHPDRAIALLRALTEAAQTRLTYISGARDDLDPDEFTAEASAERVQYVRALFDRSEPTARMQDCPTYSSPSFEDDLAWLLSRLGDAGIEQVLTVDLSRPGLGISVVRAVIPGLEAPHDDPDFIPGPRALSAAGAQA; encoded by the coding sequence ATGCAAAAAGCGCAGCGAAAGGGATATGTTTTGGACACCCACCGGCTGTGCAATCCGGCGCAGACGCTGGCAGCCGTCCGGCCGCATCTTGCCGGCATGGGCATTACACGGATTGCAAATCTGACCGGGCTGGACCGGGTCGGCCTGCCTGCCGTTATGGTGACGCGGCCGAATTCACGCTCCGTCGCGGTGGCGCTTGGAAAGGGACTGACGCTGGAAGCGGCACAGGCCTCGGGGGTGATGGAAGCGATAGAGACCTGGCACGCGGAACGGATCACACTGCCCTTGCGGGCAGCCAGCTATCTGGACTTGCGGCAAGAGGCATTGGTCGCGGATGTTGAGCGGCTGCCCAGTGTGACCGGCGGCAGCTTTGATCCTCACCATCCGATGCTGTGGATAAAAGGGGAGGATCTTGCGTCAGGCCAACCGCATTGGCTGCCCTATGAGATGGTGGACACTGACTATACCGCCCGGCCTTGCGGCGGACAGGGGGCGTTTCCGCGCACGACCAACGGTCTTGCCTCCGGCAACAGCCTGGCAGAAGCCACTTGCCACGCCATTTGCGAGTTGATCGAAAGGGATGCAATCACGCTTTGGCATCATGCACCGCCGGGCCCGAGGATCAATCCCGGGACCATCGAAGACCTGCGTTGCCGCGCGGCGCTGGAGCGGTTTTCCGCGGCAGGATTGGACGCCGGAGTTTGGAATATTGCCTCGGACACTGGGGTGGCGGCGTTCCATTGCATGGTTTGCGAAGCAGGCAGCCGGCCCGGCCATATCGGCATCGGCAGCGGCTGCCATCCGGACCGGGCAATCGCGCTGCTGCGGGCGCTGACCGAGGCGGCACAGACGCGGCTGACCTACATCTCAGGTGCGCGCGACGATCTGGACCCGGATGAGTTTACAGCCGAAGCGTCGGCAGAACGCGTGCAGTATGTCCGGGCGCTGTTTGATCGGAGCGAACCAACGGCCCGGATGCAAGATTGCCCTACCTACTCGTCGCCGTCGTTCGAAGATGACCTGGCTTGGCTCCTGAGCCGGCTGGGGGATGCAGGGATTGAGCAAGTTCTGACAGTCGATTTGTCGCGTCCGGGTCTGGGCATCTCTGTGGTGCGCGCGGTGATACCGGGACTGGAAGCGCCGCATGACGATCCGGATTTCATACCGGGCCCGCGGGCCCTGAGCGCAGCGGGGGCGCAGGCTTGA
- the torT gene encoding TMAO reductase system periplasmic protein TorT, translating to MRAIWFLVFSVLCTTAAADNWRLQNPRIPFDYESGYETAVYQPLKRASQIWRLCIAYPHLKDAYWLSVNYGMVAEAARLGVAFKLVEAGGYPNLQRQIRQAEDCVEGGADALILGTVSFAGLTGTVQRISAKVPVIAAVNDIADAGITAKVGVSWIEMGAVAGRIIAARHPKGTPPVKVAWFPGPENAGWVKFVEQGFRSALAESSAVVAVTKYGDTGREIQVRLVEEALDEAQDLDYIAGSAPAAEAAVSVLRARGLQGKVHVVSDYMTHAVYRGVLRDRILAAPTDFPVLQGRLAVEMAVRAIEGKLKTKHTGPEIQVFDQSSQRGDMLEQSLAPASFVPVFDFHPQR from the coding sequence ATGCGCGCAATCTGGTTTCTGGTCTTCTCAGTGCTTTGCACCACAGCCGCCGCCGACAACTGGCGCCTGCAGAATCCGCGAATCCCGTTCGACTACGAAAGCGGGTACGAGACCGCCGTTTATCAGCCGTTGAAACGAGCCTCGCAGATATGGCGGCTGTGCATTGCATATCCCCATCTGAAGGACGCCTATTGGTTGAGCGTCAACTACGGAATGGTGGCTGAGGCGGCACGTCTGGGGGTAGCTTTCAAGCTGGTTGAGGCCGGCGGGTATCCGAACCTGCAGCGGCAGATTCGCCAGGCTGAAGACTGCGTGGAGGGAGGGGCAGATGCCCTGATCCTGGGGACAGTCTCCTTTGCGGGTCTTACCGGAACTGTGCAACGGATTTCGGCGAAAGTTCCGGTAATCGCTGCTGTGAATGATATCGCCGATGCAGGGATCACTGCCAAAGTCGGTGTATCCTGGATAGAAATGGGCGCTGTAGCCGGGCGTATCATCGCTGCACGGCATCCCAAAGGCACGCCGCCAGTGAAAGTGGCCTGGTTTCCCGGCCCGGAGAATGCGGGCTGGGTGAAATTTGTCGAGCAAGGGTTTCGCTCGGCGCTGGCGGAAAGTTCCGCGGTGGTCGCAGTGACGAAATACGGAGACACCGGACGGGAGATCCAGGTTCGCCTCGTAGAGGAGGCGCTGGATGAGGCGCAAGATCTGGACTACATCGCCGGGTCCGCGCCGGCTGCCGAGGCGGCGGTGTCGGTCCTCCGTGCCCGTGGTTTGCAGGGAAAGGTTCATGTTGTGTCTGACTACATGACCCACGCCGTCTACCGGGGGGTTCTGCGTGATCGCATCCTTGCAGCCCCAACGGATTTTCCTGTTCTGCAAGGACGGCTGGCTGTTGAAATGGCGGTTCGGGCTATTGAGGGAAAGCTGAAAACCAAGCATACCGGGCCGGAAATCCAGGTATTTGATCAGAGCTCGCAGCGCGGGGATATGCTTGAGCAGTCCCTGGCGCCGGCAAGTTTTGTACCGGTGTTTGATTTTCATCCGCAACGGTGA
- the torS gene encoding TMAO reductase system sensor histidine kinase/response regulator TorS, with amino-acid sequence MLKKLGLGGKLSLAFVVIAGLPTLAGILGLIELRVLARRQAEVISQTIPAIAEVRGMAEESTRIIAIAPELAAVDTQSEREKRTEFLSAQVEALTRRLEALETAGSTGSARLRETVTEASRVLPLLDALVETRIALHSEFNQLAGQNLSAANNLLSMADTLVANAEMGTTAVISSLYGHSSSPIEEKARTDTLDKLIEVDLFQLGLMFELRSQTAEIGLLINRIEDARDETELGEIETSLTSRLLIVSRRIKAIRDPGRRQQAESFAVQLRTVSEQDIGLFVLRHRILTTEGRITALQQGLQDTALRLGDEAAAVADQAQARVIRSGNAAALDVQRAQLRNGFAAIAGLVLSLAVLWFYVRGSITRRLNQLSGTMAALMRGQLDHRVRPQGHDEIARMEAAVEVFRQQAIDKLELESVRDRNEQELREHRNNLQVLVNEQTERLQEEVEAHDEARRKAESADRAKSEFLAMMSHEIRTPMNGVLGMLRSLSDDGLSAKQMERLRAALVSGQNLLKILNDILDYSKIESGALKPEISTFSLRELVTDIVVLLRPGADSKGVHLWLDAPGNLPEAVQGDAAKLRQILFNLLSNALKFTDDGEVILRIRINETASGRHRVTFEVSDTGKGISAEAKSRIFEAFEQEDTDTARKFGGTGLGLAISRHFAQTIGARLSLESTPGVGSVFTLALELEPGNPADLKCEEPPVPTKQAERPLSVLVVEDNEINQMVAQGYLERMGHSCHCTGSAEDALELLPGSGFDLVLMDVNLPGISGTEATRRLRALPDRRVAELPVIGISAHVQKDQIETHLQAGMNGFVAKPVSPERLAKALDSVMQGREGAIYLSDRQAALEQPNRRASLQKQMQENMRDLGERQALDIARIFEQELPLGLARMTAALKTLDFATLAVEAHRAKGAASTFGQQDLAALLAALETLAEKGERNAAKDQLERLTDMVPHILHALAAVLRECETVSSKAP; translated from the coding sequence ATGTTAAAAAAGCTTGGTCTTGGCGGGAAATTAAGCCTCGCATTCGTCGTCATTGCAGGGCTGCCCACCCTTGCGGGCATCCTTGGCCTGATCGAACTGCGGGTGCTTGCACGCCGCCAGGCAGAGGTCATCAGTCAAACCATCCCGGCCATCGCCGAAGTCCGCGGCATGGCCGAGGAAAGCACCCGTATCATCGCTATTGCTCCGGAGCTGGCCGCAGTCGACACCCAGTCCGAACGGGAAAAGCGGACGGAATTCCTGTCAGCTCAAGTCGAAGCACTGACCCGGAGACTTGAAGCCCTGGAGACAGCTGGCAGCACCGGGTCCGCCCGGCTGCGTGAAACCGTGACAGAGGCGTCCCGCGTGCTGCCGCTGCTTGATGCCCTGGTTGAGACCCGCATTGCCCTGCACAGCGAATTCAACCAGTTGGCCGGGCAGAATCTTTCCGCTGCAAACAACTTGCTCAGCATGGCCGACACTTTGGTGGCAAATGCCGAGATGGGGACCACTGCAGTGATATCAAGCCTTTATGGTCACAGCTCCTCCCCAATTGAGGAGAAAGCCCGTACCGATACGCTGGACAAGCTGATCGAGGTTGACCTGTTCCAACTGGGCCTGATGTTCGAATTGCGGTCGCAAACCGCCGAAATCGGGCTGCTGATCAACCGGATCGAAGACGCGCGCGATGAAACCGAACTGGGTGAGATCGAGACATCTCTGACCAGCCGGTTGCTCATAGTTTCCCGCCGGATAAAGGCGATCCGCGACCCTGGACGGCGCCAGCAGGCCGAAAGCTTTGCCGTGCAATTACGTACCGTCTCAGAGCAGGACATTGGGCTGTTTGTGCTGCGCCACAGGATTCTGACCACCGAAGGCCGCATAACCGCGCTGCAACAGGGCTTGCAGGATACCGCGTTGCGGCTTGGCGACGAGGCTGCAGCCGTGGCAGATCAGGCCCAAGCACGGGTGATCCGATCAGGCAACGCAGCCGCTCTCGACGTTCAGCGGGCCCAATTGCGCAACGGCTTTGCGGCGATTGCAGGGCTTGTGCTGTCGCTTGCAGTCCTGTGGTTTTATGTGCGCGGAAGCATCACCCGGCGCCTTAACCAGCTGTCGGGGACAATGGCGGCCCTGATGCGCGGCCAGCTTGACCACCGTGTGCGCCCCCAGGGGCATGACGAAATCGCCCGTATGGAGGCGGCCGTCGAGGTTTTCCGCCAGCAAGCCATCGACAAATTGGAACTGGAAAGTGTCCGGGATCGCAATGAGCAGGAACTGCGCGAACACCGCAACAATCTCCAGGTCCTGGTCAATGAACAGACCGAGCGGCTGCAGGAGGAAGTCGAAGCCCATGACGAGGCCCGTCGGAAGGCAGAAAGCGCCGATCGTGCTAAATCCGAATTCCTCGCCATGATGAGCCATGAAATCCGCACGCCGATGAATGGCGTGCTTGGCATGCTGCGCAGCCTTTCGGACGATGGCCTGTCTGCCAAGCAGATGGAGCGGCTTCGGGCAGCGCTGGTCTCCGGCCAGAATCTGCTGAAGATTTTGAATGACATTCTGGACTACTCGAAAATCGAAAGCGGTGCACTGAAGCCGGAAATCAGCACATTTTCCCTGCGGGAACTGGTAACCGACATCGTCGTGCTGCTGCGGCCCGGCGCGGACAGCAAAGGCGTCCACCTGTGGCTTGATGCCCCCGGCAATCTGCCAGAGGCAGTGCAGGGCGATGCCGCCAAGCTCCGGCAAATCCTGTTCAACCTGCTGTCCAACGCCCTGAAATTTACTGACGACGGCGAGGTCATTCTGCGGATCCGGATTAACGAGACTGCCAGCGGCCGCCACCGGGTGACCTTTGAAGTCAGTGACACCGGCAAGGGCATATCGGCGGAAGCAAAGTCCAGAATATTTGAGGCCTTTGAACAAGAGGACACAGATACCGCCCGCAAGTTCGGCGGCACCGGGCTGGGGCTCGCAATCAGTAGGCACTTCGCCCAAACCATTGGTGCCCGGCTGTCGCTGGAAAGCACCCCTGGTGTGGGTTCGGTTTTCACACTGGCCCTGGAGCTGGAACCGGGGAATCCCGCCGATCTGAAGTGTGAAGAGCCGCCAGTCCCGACAAAGCAAGCCGAACGGCCCCTGTCTGTGCTGGTGGTCGAAGACAACGAAATCAATCAGATGGTGGCACAGGGGTACCTGGAGCGTATGGGACACAGCTGCCACTGCACCGGCAGCGCCGAAGACGCGCTGGAACTGCTACCCGGTTCCGGGTTTGATTTGGTTCTGATGGATGTGAACCTTCCGGGCATCAGCGGCACCGAAGCCACCCGCCGCCTGCGCGCCCTGCCCGACCGGCGGGTTGCCGAATTGCCGGTCATCGGCATTTCAGCGCATGTGCAAAAGGACCAGATCGAGACGCACTTGCAGGCTGGCATGAACGGTTTTGTCGCCAAACCGGTCTCTCCTGAACGCCTGGCCAAGGCTTTAGACAGCGTTATGCAGGGGCGCGAGGGCGCAATTTACTTGTCCGACCGCCAGGCTGCCCTGGAACAGCCGAACCGCCGCGCCAGCCTTCAAAAACAGATGCAGGAAAACATGCGTGATCTTGGCGAAAGGCAAGCTTTGGACATCGCAAGGATATTTGAACAGGAGCTTCCACTAGGCCTTGCCCGGATGACTGCGGCTTTGAAAACGCTAGACTTCGCAACTCTTGCAGTGGAAGCGCACCGAGCCAAAGGAGCTGCCAGCACTTTTGGCCAGCAGGATCTTGCTGCGCTGCTGGCTGCGCTGGAAACACTCGCCGAAAAAGGTGAAAGGAACGCTGCCAAGGACCAGTTGGAAAGGCTGACAGACATGGTCCCGCACATCTTGCACGCGCTAGCCGCGGTGCTGCGGGAATGTGAAACCGTCAGTTCAAAGGCGCCGTGA
- a CDS encoding response regulator, protein MAHILIIEDEPVTRATLASYLDAQGYKVSQAETAEDAESILEEQDVDLLLVDINLPGKDGLQITREQRAKSELGIILVTGRDDEIDRIVGLELGADDYVCKPFNRRELLARLKNLLRRTEDVRRLSRRIYRFGKFQFDVAARHLQTVEGGSISLTRAEFEVLDMLVSRAGEVASRDALMSRVTHRQYGANPRTVDVLIRRLRGKLEEDPANPRVITTVHGEGYVFTAPLN, encoded by the coding sequence ATGGCGCATATTCTGATAATTGAGGACGAACCCGTCACCCGGGCCACTCTCGCCAGTTATCTGGACGCCCAAGGGTACAAAGTTTCACAGGCTGAGACTGCCGAAGACGCGGAAAGTATACTTGAAGAACAGGATGTTGACCTTTTGCTTGTCGATATCAATCTGCCCGGAAAAGACGGGCTGCAAATAACCCGGGAACAGCGTGCCAAGTCCGAGTTGGGGATCATCCTGGTGACCGGCCGGGACGATGAGATTGACCGGATCGTCGGGCTTGAGCTTGGCGCGGATGATTATGTCTGCAAGCCCTTCAACCGGCGCGAATTGCTGGCAAGGCTGAAAAACCTGCTGCGGCGGACAGAAGATGTCCGGCGTTTGTCACGCCGGATCTACAGATTCGGGAAATTTCAGTTCGACGTTGCGGCGCGGCATCTGCAAACGGTGGAAGGTGGCAGCATTTCTCTGACCCGGGCCGAATTCGAAGTGTTGGACATGCTGGTCAGCCGGGCAGGGGAGGTCGCCTCGCGCGATGCGCTGATGAGCCGGGTGACCCACCGGCAATACGGCGCGAATCCCCGTACCGTGGATGTGCTGATCCGGCGCCTGCGCGGCAAGCTGGAAGAGGATCCCGCCAATCCGCGGGTAATCACCACAGTGCATGGCGAGGGCTATGTGTTCACGGCGCCTTTGAACTGA
- a CDS encoding ABC transporter substrate-binding protein, with the protein MKYRQYLLASAAAVMMTAPMAMAEDSPDPIVIPIHNWSSQIVMSHVVGQIFESMGNSVEYVSTDSQAVYESVRLGDVTLELEVWEGAFGKSFNEAVSKGGLHDAGDHNAVTREDWWYPAWTKEACPGLPAWEALNDCAAVFATPETGDKGRFLGGPVDWLKHDAERVEALDMNFTVVNAGSASALWAEVAAAEKTKRPVVIFNWTPNFAEAVWPGEFVEFPKWVEGCDKDPSVGPNPDATYDCGNPANGYLKKAAWDGMKEKWPAAYKTLTEISFTNPQIAEMAKLVDIDEMEPEDAAAEWLAANEGLWKPWTGS; encoded by the coding sequence ATGAAATACCGGCAATACCTATTGGCCAGTGCAGCGGCCGTAATGATGACGGCCCCGATGGCGATGGCCGAAGATTCCCCGGACCCCATCGTCATTCCGATCCACAACTGGTCAAGCCAGATCGTGATGAGCCACGTTGTCGGACAAATCTTTGAATCGATGGGGAACAGCGTCGAATATGTGTCGACCGACAGCCAGGCCGTCTATGAATCAGTCCGCCTTGGCGATGTGACCCTGGAGCTGGAAGTCTGGGAAGGCGCCTTTGGCAAATCTTTCAATGAGGCGGTGTCCAAGGGCGGCCTGCATGACGCCGGCGATCACAATGCCGTCACCCGCGAAGACTGGTGGTATCCGGCCTGGACCAAAGAAGCCTGCCCCGGCCTCCCGGCCTGGGAAGCACTGAACGACTGCGCCGCCGTCTTTGCCACGCCCGAAACCGGCGACAAGGGCCGGTTCCTGGGCGGCCCCGTCGACTGGCTCAAGCATGACGCCGAGCGCGTGGAGGCGCTGGACATGAACTTTACCGTGGTGAACGCGGGCTCGGCTTCGGCGCTTTGGGCCGAAGTTGCAGCTGCGGAGAAGACCAAAAGACCGGTGGTGATCTTCAACTGGACCCCGAACTTTGCCGAGGCCGTCTGGCCAGGCGAATTTGTCGAGTTCCCCAAGTGGGTCGAGGGCTGTGACAAGGACCCTTCCGTGGGCCCGAACCCGGATGCCACCTATGACTGCGGCAACCCGGCAAACGGCTATCTGAAGAAGGCCGCTTGGGACGGCATGAAAGAAAAATGGCCGGCAGCCTATAAAACGCTGACTGAAATCAGCTTCACCAATCCGCAAATTGCGGAAATGGCCAAGCTGGTCGACATCGATGAGATGGAGCCCGAGGACGCCGCAGCGGAATGGCTGGCCGCGAATGAGGGTCTCTGGAAGCCCTGGACTGGTTCCTAA